The following are encoded in a window of Mustelus asterias chromosome 11, sMusAst1.hap1.1, whole genome shotgun sequence genomic DNA:
- the inaa gene encoding internexin neuronal intermediate filament protein, alpha a codes for MNLGPEFRSSYRRLFGDGPRSNTRFSSSVSASSSRGFRSQSVPRAGGLAPAQYRRSADLELLQAPGLSNEFRITRTNEKEQLQGLNDRFALYIDKVRGLEQQNRVLEAELGLLRQRQAEPSRLAELYEQELRELRAQVDELSSGRCQALLERDSLEQEVRQVRQRLEEEARAREEAEAAGRVCQRDVDGASLARLELEKKLESLLDELAFVRKLHEEEVQELRSLLQAAQLSVEVDVAKPELTAALRDIRAEYEDLAARNTQSAEDWYKTKFADMTEAAAKSSEALRANREELSEYRRQLQSRTIEVEAVRGTNESLERQLREMEERHSAEIAGYQDTIAQVEDELRNTKSEMARHLREYQELLNVKMALDIEIAAYRKLLEGEETRLSSSIINLPPPSITPAISIPFQPRFSTLNTSTIVTSKKEQKDGGPKVTSKSSKQKTEAYEEIIEETIVSTKKVEKEEQNTSGLKTEFANPPK; via the exons ATGAACCTCGGGCCGGAGTTCCGCTCCTCCtaccgccgcctgttcggggacgGGCCCCGCTCCAACACCCGCTTCAGCAGCTCCGTGTCCGCCTCCTCGTCCCGCGGCTTCAGGTCGCAGTCGGTGCCGCGGGCCGGCGGCCTGGCCCCGGCTCAGTACCGGCGCTCCGCCGACCTGGAGCTGCTGCAGGCCCCGGGCCTCAGCAACGAGTTCCGCATCACCCGCACCAACGAGAAGGAGCAGCTGCAGGGCCTGAATGACCGCTTCGCCCTCTACATCGACAAGGTGCgcggcctggagcagcagaacCGGGTCCTGGAGGCCGAGCTGGGCCTCCTCCGGCAGCGGCAGGCCGAGCCCTCCCGCCTGGCCGAGCTCTACGAGCAGGAGCTGCGGGAGCTGCGGGCCCAGGTGGACGAGCTGAGCTCGGGCCGCTGCCAGGCGCTGCTGGAGCGGGACAGCCTGGAGCAGGAGGTGCGCCAGGTCCGCCAGCGGCTGGAGGAGGAGGCCCGGGCCCGCGAGGAGGCCGAGGCGGCGGGCCGGGTCTGCCAGCGCGATGTGGACGGGGCCAGCCTGGCCCGCCTGGAGCTGGAGAAGAAGCTGGAGTCGCTGCTGGACGAGTTGGCCTTCGTGCGGAAGCTGCACGAGGAGGAGGTGCAGGAGCTGCGGAGCCTGCTGCAGGCCGCACAGCTCTCGGTGGAGGTGGACGTGGCCAAGCCCGAGCTCACCGCCGCGCTGCGGGACATCCGCGCCGAGTACGAGGACCTGGCGGCCCGCAACACGCAGTCGGCCGAGGACTGGTACAAGACCAAGTTCGCCGACATGACGGAGGCGGCGGCCAAGAGCAGCGAGGCTCTGCGGGCCAACCGGGAGGAGCTGAGCGAGTACCGGCGCCAGCTGCAGTCCCGCACCATCGAGGTGGAGGCCGTCCGCGGCACCAACGAGTCCCTGGAGCGGCAGCTCCGGGAGATGGAGGAGCGGCACAGCGCCGAGATCGCCGGCTACCAG GACACTATTGCGCAGGTGGAGGATGAGCTGAGGAACACCAAGTCTGAGATGGCGCGACACCTGAGGGAATATCAAGAGCTTCTCAATGTGAAAATGGCCTTGGACATAGAGATTGCTGCTTATCG AAAGTTGCTGGAAGGTGAAGAAACCAGGCTCAGCAGCAGTATTATCAACCTGCCACCTCCCAGCATCACCCCAGCAATATCCATCCCATTCCAGCCCCGATTCTCCACTCTGAACACCTCCACCATCGTCACCTCCAAGAAAGAGCAGAAGGATGGTGGACCAAAAGTGACATCCAAATCCTCCAAGCAAAAAACAGAGGCTTATGAGGAGATCATTGAAGAAACCATTGTGTCAACCAAGAAGGTTGAGAAAGAAGAGCAGAACACAAGTGGCCTGAAAACAGAATTTGCCAATCCTCCAAAATAA